The segment GTGGCAGGCGTCCTGGTAGGCGACCCGTGCCCGCACGGGGTGCCGTTCGGCCCGCGGCCCCAGCTCGTCGAGGAGCTCCGAGACGTCGCGTACCCGCTCCTCGAACGCGAGCGCCCGACCCGCCCAGCCCGGCTCGTCGCGCAGGAGCGTCGCGTACTCCTTCAGACTCGACCCGCAGCCCGCCGCGTTGATGACGACCGCGTCGACCTCCGTGTCCTCGAACATCTCGATCATGGCCTTGGCCCGCGCGATCGCGGCCTCCTCGTTGCCCGAGTGGAGCTCGAGCGCACCGCAGCACGGCTGGTCGCCGGGGACGATCACGTCGCAGCCCTCGAGCGCGAGCACCCGCGCGGTGGCAGCGTTGACGTCCGCGAAGAACACCGACTGCACGCAGCCGGTGACGAGTCCGACCCGTGCCCGGGCGGGGCCGCCCCGGGCGGGGACGTGCTCGGGCAGGCGCCGGCCGAGGTCGGCCAGGTGCACGTCAGGCAGCAGCGACTCCAGGGTCCGCACCTGCTCGGGTAGGGCACCCAGGAGCCCGGTGCGGGCCGCGAGCCGATCGAGCCGCAGGGCGCGGTACAGCCAGCCCAGCAGCGCCGCCACCCACAGGCGACGCGGGTGCGGGAACAGCCAGAAGATCAAGCGGCGCAGCAGCCGCTCACCCCGGCCGCGGGGGTAGTTGCGCTCGAGCTGGGGGCGGGTGGCCTCGATCAGCCGGTCGTACTGCACCCCGGACGGGCACGCGGTGACGCACGCCATGCAGCCCAGGCACAGGTCCAAGTGACGCACGAACGTGTCGTCCATCTCGACCTCGCCCTCGAGGCCCATCTGCATCAGGTAGATGCGTCCACGTGGCGAGTCCATCTCCTCGCCCCACAGCGCGTAGGTGGGGCAGGTGGGCAGGCAGAAGCCGCAGTGGACGCAGTCCGCGATCAGATCTGCGGACGGCGGGCGGTGCGCGTCGAACACGCCGAAGTCGACCCGCTCGTCGACCTCGGTCACCACCCGTCCCGGATCTCCGATCCCGCCCTGGGCTCGCTGTTCAGCGCTGCTCACCGTCGCCCCCTCACGAGCCGAACACGAACCGGCCAGTTGCGCAGCGGCCGTCCGGATCGAAGCGGCGCTTGACCGCCCGCATGAGCGCCTGGGCCTCCGGTGGCGGTGCCCTCCCCTCGACCTCGACGCCCTCGCGTCGGCGCCGGACGGTCACGTGACCGCCCAGGCCGACCACCGCGTCGCGCCACGAGCGGGTCACCGAAGCGTGGTCCGC is part of the Actinomycetota bacterium genome and harbors:
- a CDS encoding 4Fe-4S dicluster domain-containing protein — protein: MTEVDERVDFGVFDAHRPPSADLIADCVHCGFCLPTCPTYALWGEEMDSPRGRIYLMQMGLEGEVEMDDTFVRHLDLCLGCMACVTACPSGVQYDRLIEATRPQLERNYPRGRGERLLRRLIFWLFPHPRRLWVAALLGWLYRALRLDRLAARTGLLGALPEQVRTLESLLPDVHLADLGRRLPEHVPARGGPARARVGLVTGCVQSVFFADVNAATARVLALEGCDVIVPGDQPCCGALELHSGNEEAAIARAKAMIEMFEDTEVDAVVINAAGCGSSLKEYATLLRDEPGWAGRALAFEERVRDVSELLDELGPRAERHPVRARVAYQDACHLQHAQQVRRQPRRLLADIPGVELSEIMEPEICCGSAGIYNLLHPQAAADLGRRKADHVLATEPDVVCSGNPGCLLQLQRHLHASDRDVRVLHTVQLLDASLRGDGLGRPT